A genomic window from Planococcus rifietoensis includes:
- a CDS encoding enoyl-CoA hydratase has translation MEFISWKKEDGVAIATINRPPANALSRALILEVDALLDEVKNDSDVRAIVLHGEGRFFSAGADIKEFTEVTSGEEFSKLSASGQAVFERVETFHKPVIAAIHGAALGGGLELAMSCHMRFVTENAKLGLPELQLGLIPGFAGTQRLPRYVGVAKAAEMLLTSDPITGEEAVQLGLANRSFGEEDLLPQTLSIAKKIAKKSPVSVKAAIDMLQYSKRGAFEEGVKAEADSFGTVFVSEDAKEGIGAFLEKREAQFKGK, from the coding sequence GTGGAATTTATCAGCTGGAAAAAAGAAGATGGGGTAGCGATCGCGACAATCAACCGGCCGCCGGCAAATGCATTGTCTCGCGCGCTGATCTTGGAAGTCGATGCACTTCTGGATGAAGTAAAAAACGACTCGGATGTCCGTGCGATTGTCTTGCACGGCGAAGGACGTTTCTTCTCGGCAGGTGCTGACATCAAGGAGTTCACAGAAGTGACTTCAGGGGAAGAATTCTCGAAACTGTCAGCGAGCGGCCAAGCGGTATTCGAACGCGTGGAAACCTTCCACAAGCCGGTCATTGCCGCGATTCACGGCGCAGCGCTAGGCGGAGGTTTGGAGCTTGCCATGAGCTGCCATATGCGTTTTGTCACGGAAAATGCTAAACTGGGATTGCCGGAACTTCAGTTGGGCTTGATTCCTGGATTTGCAGGAACACAGCGTTTGCCTCGTTATGTCGGAGTGGCCAAGGCCGCTGAAATGCTTTTGACGAGCGATCCGATTACGGGCGAAGAAGCAGTGCAGCTCGGTCTTGCCAACCGTTCTTTCGGCGAAGAAGACCTTCTTCCGCAAACGCTTTCAATTGCGAAGAAAATTGCGAAAAAGAGCCCGGTGTCCGTCAAGGCAGCCATCGATATGCTTCAATATTCGAAGCGCGGGGCATTTGAAGAAGGGGTCAAAGCAGAAGCGGATTCGTTCGGTACGGTTTTTGTATCGGAAGACGCGAAGGAAGGCATTGGCGCTTTCCTGGAAAAACGCGAAGCACAATTTAAAGGGAAATAA
- a CDS encoding TetR/AcrR family transcriptional regulator: MVKKDKPKYKQIIDAAVIVIAENGYHQAQVSKIAKQAGVADGTIYLYFKNKEDILISVFQEKMGVFVSELEKIIAKDASAADQLGMMINSHFSLLASDLHLAIVTQLELRQSNHDIRMKINNVLRGYLKLMDRILISGIESGEFDQNMDIRLARQMVFGTMDETITTWVMNDHKYDLVELAPKVQRLLLKGMQA; this comes from the coding sequence ATGGTAAAGAAGGATAAACCGAAATACAAGCAAATCATCGACGCTGCGGTCATCGTTATCGCAGAAAATGGTTACCACCAAGCGCAAGTTTCAAAAATTGCCAAGCAAGCCGGTGTAGCGGACGGTACGATTTATTTGTATTTCAAGAATAAAGAAGACATTCTCATTTCCGTCTTCCAGGAGAAGATGGGCGTGTTCGTCAGTGAATTGGAAAAGATCATCGCGAAAGACGCAAGCGCTGCCGACCAGCTCGGCATGATGATTAACAGCCATTTCAGCTTGCTAGCGAGCGATCTGCACTTGGCGATCGTGACACAGCTAGAACTCCGGCAGTCCAATCATGACATCCGCATGAAAATCAATAATGTCCTGCGGGGGTATTTGAAATTGATGGACCGGATTCTGATCAGCGGCATCGAGTCAGGAGAATTTGATCAAAATATGGATATTCGTTTAGCCCGCCAGATGGTTTTTGGTACAATGGATGAGACCATTACTACCTGGGTGATGAACGATCACAAGTATGATTTGGTCGAACTCGCACCGAAAGTGCAACGCTTATTGCTGAAAGGCATGCAAGCGTAA